In one Thermodesulfobacteriota bacterium genomic region, the following are encoded:
- a CDS encoding DUF6537 domain-containing protein, giving the protein MKILITSVGGLGVGVFVEWLAAAAISEGLQPHVLSLPGVSQRAGRTLSYMEIVPNNDFLFSPFPEKGKLDLIISQEFMELLRILKEGYGGKNCNILGTTFRYYTTYEKLSLKKDIYTYENFRGLIEENSRDHIVVDIHRMGLSDFSNAHLVGGLCASGYLPGIKRESYEKAIKTVGIDPERNLRDFTAGYELFKKTKGDLLEEGFKVNGFYSLPDGYIKDSIEKLRSVYGNGIKDVVVEAVRQIIEYQDKDYAELYMSRLNDLHRYALEMFGKNDKCGELMKEFARVLAVRMMYEDVIRIAEKKISKGRFERIKKLYTIQDGEVFWVKDFFRPEADELYGVLPKPLGRLLDRMLSKYKISWKTELYTNHLSGFLLLKAMSKLRFMRRSSFRYSKENSLVEKYVEHVKRSLTHGLDSAMLAAKGGAIVRGYGGVRREMIKKWDEFSNLTNPRFMASFLDNFFSERRLES; this is encoded by the coding sequence ATGAAAATACTCATCACATCGGTAGGCGGTTTGGGGGTAGGGGTTTTTGTAGAATGGCTTGCGGCTGCAGCTATCTCCGAAGGATTACAACCCCATGTTCTAAGTCTTCCCGGAGTGAGCCAGCGTGCCGGGCGCACTCTTTCCTACATGGAGATTGTGCCCAATAATGACTTTCTTTTTTCACCATTCCCGGAAAAGGGAAAACTAGATCTTATAATCTCGCAGGAATTTATGGAACTTCTCCGGATACTCAAAGAGGGATATGGGGGAAAAAATTGTAACATTCTCGGAACGACCTTCCGGTACTATACCACTTATGAAAAGCTCTCTTTAAAGAAGGACATTTATACATACGAAAATTTTCGCGGCCTCATAGAGGAGAATTCCAGAGATCATATTGTGGTGGATATTCATAGAATGGGCTTATCGGACTTTAGTAATGCCCACCTAGTCGGGGGGTTATGTGCTTCCGGCTATCTGCCAGGCATTAAAAGAGAGAGTTATGAGAAAGCGATAAAAACAGTAGGAATAGACCCGGAGAGAAATCTTAGGGATTTTACCGCTGGATATGAACTTTTCAAGAAAACAAAAGGGGACTTGCTCGAAGAAGGGTTCAAGGTAAACGGATTTTATAGTCTTCCCGATGGATACATCAAAGATTCAATAGAAAAGCTTCGGTCGGTTTATGGAAACGGCATCAAGGACGTTGTGGTTGAGGCGGTAAGACAGATCATCGAGTATCAGGATAAAGATTATGCCGAGCTTTACATGAGCAGGCTTAACGACCTTCATCGGTATGCCCTAGAGATGTTCGGGAAGAATGATAAATGTGGAGAGCTAATGAAGGAGTTTGCCCGGGTTTTGGCAGTGAGGATGATGTACGAAGACGTTATAAGGATCGCTGAAAAGAAAATCAGCAAAGGCAGATTCGAGCGAATAAAAAAGCTCTATACAATTCAAGATGGAGAGGTTTTCTGGGTCAAGGATTTCTTCAGGCCGGAGGCTGATGAACTTTACGGTGTTCTCCCCAAGCCATTGGGAAGGTTATTAGACCGGATGCTATCAAAGTACAAGATTTCCTGGAAAACGGAGTTATATACCAATCACCTATCCGGATTTCTGTTGCTTAAAGCGATGTCTAAACTGCGATTCATGAGAAGGAGTTCCTTCAGATACTCGAAAGAAAATTCTCTTGTAGAAAAATACGTAGAACATGTGAAACGCTCTTTGACCCATGGCTTAGATTCCGCAATGCTGGCGGCAAAGGGTGGGGCGATTGTTAGAGGATATGGAGGCGTCCGTAGAGAAATGATAAAAAAATGGGATGAATTCTCTAACTTGACGAATCCACGTTTTATGGCTTCGTTTTTGGATAACTTTTTCTCCGAAAGGAGGCTTGAAAGTTAG
- a CDS encoding type II toxin-antitoxin system VapC family toxin, whose amino-acid sequence MKRLTIDSSVIICSLLQNEPKHKEASAIWQEVLSGKSLAIMPYSVFVEVVAAIRRRTGSTKLAIEVKNELASIETVTFVVLDDESAMRAAELAAKTGVRGMDALVI is encoded by the coding sequence GTGAAAAGGCTTACAATCGACAGTTCCGTCATAATCTGTTCTCTTTTACAAAACGAACCCAAACATAAAGAAGCCTCAGCAATTTGGCAAGAAGTATTAAGTGGAAAGAGCCTTGCAATCATGCCTTATTCCGTTTTTGTTGAAGTTGTTGCTGCTATTAGACGGAGAACTGGTTCTACGAAGCTAGCAATCGAAGTTAAAAATGAATTAGCTAGTATTGAAACAGTTACTTTTGTGGTTTTGGACGATGAATCTGCAATGCGGGCTGCTGAATTGGCAGCGAAGACGGGCGTTCGTGGTATGGATGCGTTGGTGATTTAA
- a CDS encoding transcriptional regulator, whose product MKTAKEEFKTVRRAIIEELIDGIKTARELSQSLRISEKEVLTHLGHIEQSAKQKGYKFVIKPSECMSCGFVFQKRERTRKPGRCPKCKKEFITSPGFGLQRLIDS is encoded by the coding sequence GTGAAAACGGCAAAAGAAGAGTTTAAGACCGTCAGACGGGCTATTATTGAGGAGCTTATAGACGGGATAAAAACGGCCAGGGAGTTGTCGCAGTCGCTACGCATCTCCGAAAAAGAAGTCTTAACTCATCTTGGCCATATTGAGCAATCGGCAAAGCAGAAAGGATATAAGTTCGTAATAAAGCCCTCGGAATGTATGAGCTGCGGTTTTGTCTTTCAAAAAAGAGAACGCACAAGGAAACCCGGCCGGTGTCCGAAATGTAAAAAAGAGTTTATTACCAGCCCCGGATTTGGACTGCAAAGACTGATAGATAGTTAA
- a CDS encoding thiolase domain-containing protein, with translation MKKVSVIGVGKTKYGVLKEKTLLDLAVEAGKKAMDDAGITPGEVDAFYLGNYAGSDFINQNHLAPYVGAALGLRGNVPCTHIENACASGGSAVREGILAISAGAASRVLVVGVEKMNTVPTPKVTEFLAKAGDWEREVKVGYTFPSAFAMMARRHMHQYGTTREHLAAVAVKNHGNGLRNPDAHMQKPLTMEQVLDDTRIVADPLRLYDCSLITDGASAVVLGERSLAKGFSKRPVEIIGYGQANDSFALYQKDDLTRFDSTIESARMAFTMAGINPEDVDVVEVHDCFTIAEIMAIEDLGFVPKGEGGPATLDGVTSLNGKFAVNPSGGLKAKGHPVGATGVDQVVEIALQLRGEAQERQVKGAEVGLTHNIGGSGATCVVHILARG, from the coding sequence ATGAAAAAGGTATCGGTAATTGGAGTAGGAAAAACCAAATATGGAGTTTTAAAAGAAAAAACCCTTCTAGACCTGGCTGTAGAGGCCGGTAAAAAGGCGATGGACGATGCCGGAATCACTCCGGGAGAGGTAGACGCTTTTTACCTCGGAAACTACGCCGGTAGCGATTTTATCAACCAGAATCATCTGGCTCCTTATGTGGGGGCAGCATTGGGGCTTAGGGGTAATGTTCCCTGCACACACATCGAGAACGCTTGCGCTTCCGGCGGATCCGCGGTAAGAGAAGGAATTCTGGCCATATCCGCCGGGGCAGCCAGCAGGGTTTTGGTAGTCGGGGTCGAAAAAATGAACACAGTTCCCACGCCGAAGGTTACTGAGTTTCTGGCCAAGGCCGGGGACTGGGAGCGTGAAGTAAAAGTCGGTTACACCTTTCCAAGCGCTTTTGCTATGATGGCAAGAAGGCACATGCATCAGTATGGCACGACGAGAGAGCATCTGGCGGCGGTAGCGGTAAAGAATCACGGTAACGGCCTCCGGAATCCCGATGCACATATGCAAAAGCCCCTGACCATGGAACAGGTTTTGGATGACACTAGGATCGTTGCCGACCCTCTCCGTCTCTATGACTGTTCCCTCATAACCGATGGCGCATCGGCCGTTGTTCTCGGAGAAAGGAGCTTGGCAAAGGGTTTCTCTAAAAGACCTGTTGAAATAATCGGCTACGGGCAGGCAAATGATTCCTTTGCCCTTTATCAAAAAGATGACCTGACCAGATTTGATTCGACGATAGAATCGGCCAGGATGGCATTTACTATGGCCGGCATCAATCCTGAAGATGTGGACGTGGTAGAGGTGCATGACTGCTTTACGATTGCGGAGATAATGGCCATCGAGGACTTGGGGTTTGTTCCTAAAGGTGAGGGTGGCCCTGCTACGTTAGACGGCGTTACATCGCTAAACGGCAAATTTGCGGTGAATCCGAGCGGGGGTCTTAAGGCAAAGGGACATCCGGTGGGAGCAACCGGAGTGGACCAGGTCGTCGAGATTGCCCTTCAACTCCGGGGAGAAGCTCAGGAAAGGCAGGTTAAAGGAGCGGAGGTAGGGCTTACCCACAACATAGGCGGCTCCGGTGCAACATGTGTGGTTCATATTTTGGCAAGAGGCTGA
- a CDS encoding Glu/Leu/Phe/Val dehydrogenase dimerization domain-containing protein, producing the protein MRYICESLPGGHAIHICMEKSGQVCVGGTRVYKYRSSEDAFSDCERLCETMAYKCAWAGLPWYGAKAVIDASPSDLTKADWDAYAKILNGLEGSFLTATDVGTSIKDLEYLKTMTSYVSTIDTAYATAYVVVECIKAVARSRNIPIDSALVQGVGKVGSLVAEMLHKASPSRIFVCDIDKSRCENLRRLDPNVFQVIPPDGIDTEVDYFVPCSIGPVVTRNNVSGIKASVICGAANNQLENDELAELLNDRGILYIPDFIANSGGLLKVAIDEGVASSHSLDSVSKKLELLLLKSKSFDKFLLSLAKDQCRRRLLLVKTS; encoded by the coding sequence ATGAGATACATCTGTGAGAGCCTCCCCGGCGGACACGCCATTCACATATGTATGGAGAAATCGGGCCAGGTATGTGTAGGGGGCACCAGGGTGTACAAATACCGGTCATCTGAAGATGCATTTTCCGACTGTGAGCGCTTGTGCGAGACTATGGCTTACAAATGTGCCTGGGCCGGACTGCCCTGGTACGGGGCGAAGGCGGTTATAGATGCTAGTCCCTCCGACCTGACGAAAGCGGATTGGGATGCTTATGCAAAAATATTAAATGGGCTTGAGGGTTCATTTCTTACGGCTACCGATGTAGGAACATCTATTAAAGACCTGGAGTATCTTAAGACTATGACTTCTTACGTGTCTACGATCGATACTGCCTATGCTACGGCTTATGTGGTCGTAGAGTGTATAAAAGCGGTGGCCCGGTCGAGGAATATCCCGATAGACTCTGCGCTCGTACAAGGAGTGGGAAAGGTAGGAAGCCTTGTTGCAGAGATGCTTCATAAAGCCTCTCCCTCTCGTATATTTGTCTGCGATATAGATAAGAGTCGTTGTGAAAACCTCCGGAGACTCGATCCCAATGTGTTTCAGGTGATTCCTCCAGATGGGATAGATACAGAGGTTGACTATTTTGTGCCTTGCTCTATTGGCCCCGTAGTAACAAGGAACAATGTTTCAGGTATAAAAGCTTCGGTGATTTGCGGTGCTGCCAACAACCAATTGGAAAATGACGAATTAGCCGAGTTGCTCAACGACCGAGGAATCTTGTATATACCGGATTTTATAGCAAATTCCGGCGGGCTGCTTAAGGTCGCGATCGACGAGGGAGTCGCCTCTTCCCATTCCCTTGATTCAGTGTCCAAGAAACTGGAACTACTTCTTCTTAAATCTAAGTCATTTGATAAGTTTCTTTTATCCCTGGCGAAGGATCAATGCCGGAGGAGGTTGCTGTTGGTGAAAACCTCATGA
- a CDS encoding OB-fold domain-containing protein: MNLKVLECSSCKKLHLPPAYFCPSCRSGELEEREISGRGVLYTYSTVHVPVPMLEKEAPYTLAIVELAEGCRVTGRMISAHPEKLARCSSRNKRDKGRGLLFRFLRRELYVNAINYLSVFAVQIRGW, encoded by the coding sequence ATGAACCTAAAGGTTCTTGAATGTTCCTCCTGTAAAAAGCTTCATCTCCCGCCGGCTTATTTTTGTCCATCTTGCCGTTCGGGAGAACTGGAAGAAAGAGAGATTTCCGGAAGAGGGGTTCTTTACACCTATTCGACCGTACACGTGCCGGTGCCGATGCTGGAAAAGGAAGCCCCTTACACGTTAGCCATAGTTGAACTTGCCGAGGGTTGCAGGGTAACCGGACGTATGATAAGCGCGCACCCGGAAAAACTGGCCAGATGCTCCAGTAGAAATAAAAGAGATAAAGGACGGGGTTTGCTTTTTCGATTTTTGCGACGGGAACTCTACGTAAATGCGATTAACTATCTATCAGTCTTTGCAGTCCAAATCCGGGGCTGGTAA
- the rsmA gene encoding 16S rRNA (adenine(1518)-N(6)/adenine(1519)-N(6))-dimethyltransferase RsmA, which yields MLIISLPVLVSDCTRQSCYFLIMHKKKTEKKPSSREFFFSKKTRPSRVLGQNFIRDQSVLERMGKIADLSEEDELLEIGAGLGALTFFLGERVRRVIAVEKDRRLVEKLRENVSPLKNIEIIEEDILETEFKRFFRGNKLKVVSNLPYSISSPVLFKLLEERELFSLLVLMLQREVGERIAAPPGGKEYGSLSVLVQTYMDVSLELNVPPEAFWPRPKVDSVVIKLIPLLRPRIQIRDEKLFRTVVRAAFSSRRKILANSLSSLLSKEQVEEILKSSGIDGRRRAETLSLEEFGRITEVFHRYNHLKSGGSDW from the coding sequence GTGCTCATCATCTCGCTGCCTGTACTGGTCTCGGATTGCACAAGACAGTCTTGCTACTTTCTGATAATGCATAAGAAAAAGACAGAAAAAAAACCCTCTTCCAGGGAATTCTTCTTCTCCAAAAAAACACGCCCGAGTAGAGTATTGGGACAGAACTTCATAAGAGACCAGAGCGTGCTAGAGCGCATGGGGAAAATAGCCGATCTTTCAGAAGAAGATGAATTACTGGAGATCGGAGCGGGGCTAGGAGCGCTTACCTTTTTTTTAGGAGAAAGGGTGAGAAGGGTTATCGCCGTCGAGAAGGACAGGAGGCTTGTGGAAAAACTCCGTGAAAATGTCTCTCCTCTGAAGAACATCGAGATAATCGAAGAGGACATCCTCGAGACCGAGTTTAAAAGATTCTTTCGTGGAAATAAACTGAAAGTGGTCTCTAACCTGCCATACAGTATTTCTTCCCCCGTTCTATTCAAGCTCCTTGAGGAAAGAGAACTATTTTCTCTTCTGGTTCTTATGCTTCAACGGGAAGTGGGCGAAAGGATTGCCGCCCCGCCTGGAGGAAAAGAATACGGCTCCTTATCCGTGCTGGTTCAGACATACATGGATGTAAGCTTAGAGCTTAATGTCCCGCCCGAGGCCTTCTGGCCCCGGCCGAAAGTCGATTCCGTCGTAATTAAGCTAATTCCCCTTCTGAGACCAAGAATTCAAATCCGGGACGAAAAACTTTTCAGGACCGTTGTCAGGGCCGCCTTCTCGTCCAGAAGAAAGATACTGGCCAATTCCCTTTCCTCCCTGCTGTCCAAAGAGCAGGTGGAAGAAATCCTAAAATCATCGGGGATAGACGGAAGAAGGCGCGCCGAAACACTCTCCTTAGAGGAATTCGGAAGGATTACGGAAGTATTCCATAGATACAACCACCTGAAGTCTGGTGGAAGTGACTGGTAA
- a CDS encoding MBL fold metallo-hydrolase produces MTNSYIIADEETKEGILVDPGSQVEEVIEEIECLGLTVDKIVNTHAHIDHAAGVEDAKKALGAEFYLHPEEEPVLQALPESAMRFPEFRGVKVPKIDRYIREGDEIRIGRYKAKVIHTPGHTWGSICLLVNNHLFSGDTLFAGSVGRVDLTGGTSMRQLVHSIKTKLMVLPPSNKVYPGHGPFTTIETEKRTNPFIAGEMLLF; encoded by the coding sequence TTGACCAATTCCTATATCATTGCAGACGAGGAAACAAAAGAGGGAATTCTGGTTGACCCAGGGAGCCAGGTAGAGGAGGTCATCGAAGAGATAGAGTGCTTGGGACTCACAGTCGATAAAATCGTAAACACCCACGCCCACATCGACCATGCCGCCGGTGTAGAGGATGCGAAGAAGGCCCTCGGTGCTGAATTCTACCTACACCCCGAGGAGGAGCCGGTTCTTCAGGCTCTACCCGAGTCGGCGATGAGATTCCCCGAATTCCGCGGAGTTAAGGTCCCCAAAATAGACCGTTATATCCGGGAAGGAGACGAGATTCGAATCGGAAGGTATAAAGCTAAGGTAATACATACTCCCGGCCATACCTGGGGAAGTATCTGCCTCCTGGTCAATAATCACCTGTTCTCCGGAGATACCCTTTTCGCCGGCAGTGTGGGAAGGGTTGATTTAACCGGCGGGACGTCGATGCGTCAATTGGTCCATTCCATAAAGACAAAGCTCATGGTACTACCCCCATCCAACAAGGTCTATCCTGGACACGGCCCTTTTACCACGATCGAGACAGAAAAACGAACAAATCCTTTCATAGCCGGCGAAATGCTGCTCTTTTAG
- a CDS encoding JAB domain-containing protein: MTRRLVEAGKLVGIEVVDHVIVGKNGCFSFQAEGFLKVEDSDINNQREGLNVKKSRGQTD, from the coding sequence CTGACCCGCAGATTAGTGGAAGCAGGAAAGTTAGTCGGTATAGAGGTAGTTGACCATGTCATTGTTGGTAAAAACGGATGTTTCAGCTTTCAGGCAGAGGGTTTCTTGAAAGTAGAAGATAGCGATATAAATAATCAGAGGGAGGGTTTAAATGTCAAGAAAAGTAGAGGACAAACTGACTAG
- the yccX gene encoding acylphosphatase — translation MSKERVHAIIHGKVQGVFFRASTQEKAIELGLTGWVRNRADGKVELLAEGEKEKLEKLIEWCRIGPKHAQVTDVETRWEPYTGQYNEFIINYRD, via the coding sequence ATGTCCAAGGAGAGGGTTCATGCTATTATTCACGGCAAGGTCCAGGGGGTCTTTTTCCGGGCTTCGACACAGGAAAAAGCAATAGAATTAGGGCTTACCGGCTGGGTAAGAAATAGAGCCGATGGGAAGGTAGAGCTCTTAGCTGAGGGAGAAAAAGAAAAACTGGAAAAGCTAATCGAGTGGTGCCGCATTGGCCCCAAGCATGCCCAGGTCACGGACGTGGAGACGAGATGGGAGCCTTATACCGGTCAATATAATGAATTTATAATTAATTACAGAGATTGA
- a CDS encoding diguanylate cyclase: protein MKKFTGSRNKIVSLLDSLSKIYVPLLSALVLLLIYFRSFETFTSYSILVGLLLLVLLPYELLRIRKKAKSSSLSPKEGLEIALLTTVASEVLLEILGREWFPFLYLVTPVIFIYLGWQPATLSLVLISVLELTLYPSGIQILYKLLPLPVSTFGLGYLLKRRAGRGRYHTYRKENEKRTSLATSVAEERGEKHPDRSIPRDIKKLRNATRKSLEMLNDILSPHSIVLYMKSKEGFYEIDDFISSSPKHIDSGQKLHLLGGYLGWVTKTKTPILVDEIKNYKENLIYYNKDIPIKSFLAVPVVIEDDENKPLSRQEPMGILIADSLEPGAFGEREKLIASLVSDRIAEIINKFDLFQKIQLSSQEITSFYDFTKKLSSTLELDLVLDHIVNTISDILEADILGITLLDKQTNSSILKRIGKVRREDIEGKTVTHEDTLIGLVTQSRNYFYFEDLSTRKKHTVVFGKEIDFAIRTKDIKSILIYPLKEPETYRDQEVENTLGCMVIGRNTKSSFNEAERSLAKIMSQESAKAIANSLNYLKIKELAIRDGLTGLYNHRHFQEILSHIIARSDRFPEKVSLILVDLDNLKQINDTHGHQAGDAVLATLGRTISESFRKIDISARYGGDEFAIVLPNTGKKGAIVAAEKLKQRVERASIKFKGADICISLSIGIATYPQNASTKDSLVEKADCALYEAKHLGKKRIVHYEDLSTGKLASSVEVE, encoded by the coding sequence GTGAAAAAGTTTACAGGTTCGCGGAATAAAATTGTCTCTTTGCTGGACTCTTTGAGTAAGATATACGTCCCATTGCTATCCGCTTTGGTCTTGCTCTTAATTTACTTTAGGAGTTTTGAGACCTTTACCTCCTATTCGATTTTAGTGGGACTTCTCCTCCTGGTCCTACTTCCCTATGAATTGCTAAGAATAAGAAAGAAGGCTAAATCCTCTTCCCTATCGCCGAAAGAGGGGTTGGAAATAGCACTCTTGACAACCGTAGCGTCCGAGGTGCTGCTAGAAATACTGGGAAGAGAGTGGTTTCCGTTCTTGTATCTGGTTACCCCGGTCATATTCATTTACCTGGGTTGGCAGCCGGCTACGCTCTCGTTGGTCTTAATCTCGGTGCTCGAGCTAACTCTTTACCCCAGTGGGATACAAATTCTCTACAAACTGCTCCCACTGCCGGTCTCGACCTTCGGTCTCGGATACCTGTTAAAAAGGAGGGCGGGGCGGGGCCGATACCATACCTACAGAAAGGAAAACGAAAAACGAACATCCCTGGCCACTTCCGTGGCCGAAGAAAGGGGAGAGAAGCACCCTGACCGGTCCATACCTAGAGATATCAAAAAGCTCAGAAATGCAACCCGAAAATCCCTAGAGATGCTTAACGATATCTTATCCCCGCACAGCATCGTGCTCTACATGAAGAGCAAAGAGGGCTTTTATGAAATCGATGATTTTATATCCAGCAGCCCAAAACACATCGATAGCGGCCAAAAACTACATTTACTCGGCGGATACCTAGGATGGGTAACAAAGACCAAGACCCCTATCCTGGTGGATGAAATTAAAAATTACAAGGAGAACCTGATCTACTACAACAAGGATATACCGATAAAATCCTTCCTCGCCGTCCCGGTAGTTATAGAGGACGATGAAAACAAACCCTTGTCCAGGCAGGAACCGATGGGCATTTTAATCGCCGACAGTTTAGAGCCGGGTGCTTTCGGTGAGAGGGAAAAGCTTATTGCCTCTCTTGTATCCGACAGAATCGCCGAGATTATCAACAAGTTCGACCTTTTTCAAAAGATTCAACTTAGCTCGCAGGAGATTACCTCCTTTTATGATTTCACGAAGAAGTTGAGCTCCACCCTCGAACTCGATTTAGTCTTGGACCATATAGTAAACACTATAAGTGACATTCTGGAAGCAGATATCTTAGGTATAACGCTATTAGACAAACAAACTAACTCTAGCATCTTAAAGCGTATCGGAAAGGTAAGGAGAGAAGATATAGAGGGTAAAACGGTCACCCATGAAGACACACTCATAGGACTAGTGACTCAGAGCAGGAATTACTTTTACTTCGAGGACCTCTCTACCCGGAAAAAACACACCGTGGTGTTCGGAAAGGAGATAGACTTTGCCATCAGGACAAAGGACATAAAATCAATTTTGATCTACCCTCTCAAAGAGCCCGAGACCTACAGAGACCAAGAGGTTGAAAACACTTTAGGATGTATGGTGATAGGAAGAAACACCAAAAGCTCATTCAACGAGGCCGAAAGAAGCCTGGCAAAAATCATGAGCCAGGAATCGGCCAAGGCCATAGCGAACTCTCTTAACTACCTAAAAATAAAAGAGCTAGCCATAAGAGACGGCCTCACCGGGCTTTACAACCATAGACATTTTCAGGAAATCCTATCCCACATCATCGCCCGCTCCGACAGATTCCCGGAAAAGGTTTCGCTCATCCTGGTGGATTTGGATAACCTAAAGCAGATTAACGACACCCATGGTCATCAGGCAGGCGATGCGGTCCTGGCCACACTAGGCCGGACTATATCCGAATCGTTCCGGAAAATAGACATATCCGCAAGATACGGAGGGGATGAATTCGCCATCGTCCTTCCCAATACCGGGAAAAAAGGAGCGATAGTAGCGGCAGAAAAATTGAAGCAGAGGGTGGAGAGAGCCAGCATAAAATTCAAAGGAGCGGACATCTGTATCAGCCTGAGCATCGGCATTGCTACCTATCCCCAGAACGCCTCCACCAAAGATTCCCTGGTGGAGAAGGCAGATTGTGCGCTATATGAAGCAAAACACCTGGGTAAGAAAAGAATCGTTCACTATGAGGATTTATCTACAGGCAAATTAGCTAGTTCGGTTGAAGTGGAATAA
- a CDS encoding septum formation initiator family protein — translation MKKTIIKNILIVALILAVGYMFASEISQLSILRKENERIRIKIDQLEVANKELRKKIEAIKNDERYIEKLAREELGMIKEGEKVYRFAE, via the coding sequence ATGAAAAAAACTATCATAAAAAATATCCTGATAGTGGCATTAATTCTGGCCGTGGGCTATATGTTTGCCAGTGAGATATCTCAGTTAAGCATTCTCCGAAAAGAGAATGAAAGGATAAGAATAAAGATCGACCAATTGGAAGTTGCAAATAAGGAGCTTAGGAAAAAAATAGAGGCTATAAAAAACGACGAGCGTTATATAGAAAAGTTAGCAAGAGAAGAACTGGGGATGATAAAAGAAGGTGAAAAAGTTTACAGGTTCGCGGAATAA